A genome region from Oenanthe melanoleuca isolate GR-GAL-2019-014 chromosome 2, OMel1.0, whole genome shotgun sequence includes the following:
- the LOC130248805 gene encoding uncharacterized protein LOC130248805, translated as MGTKRGARRVPQVNLQLQPLRTARGTCQEPGPAMGLKQPGVSDTTAPQPIVPHQLQYMSSNVFSLEWKFKSQWTKTVIQTSAIKHEDTSVFHTDTLVFSSFLIPSDIELLHLRGHGCTFGNAARHEERAVKRPCVIPLLFCESSLVVCFSCGFQEPKPSNAGKQGIGIQTAVAHQLCPHEDEGTRCFWELDLYHCRICSETQGNCWCVCLPVKTIVIQKKLNAERKQLVLVG; from the exons ATGGGCACCAAGAGAGGAGCCAGGAGAGTCCCACAGGTaaacctgcagctccagcccctcaggacAGCACGAGGGACATGCCAGGAGCCCGGCCCTGCGATGGGGCTGAAACAGCCGGGTGTGTCGGATACCACGGCCCCCCAGCCCATTGTTCCCCATCAGCTACAGTACATGTCCAGC AATGTATTTTCATTAGAATGGAAGTTCAAATCACAATGGACTAAAACAGTGATCCAAACCTCAGCTATTAAGCATGAAGACACTTCAGTCTTCCACACTGACACACtggtgttttcttctttccttatTCCTAGTGATATTGAGCTGTTGCATCTGAGAGGGCATG gCTGTACTTTTGGAAATGCAGCAAGACATGAAGAGAGAGCTGTGAAGAGACCTTGTGTG ATACCTCTGCTCTTCTGTGAAAGCTCTCTGGTGGTGTGTTTCAGCTGTGGTTTTCAAGAACCAAAACCATCAAATGCTGGAAAGCAAGGGATAGGAATTCAGACTGCTGTAGCCCATCAGCTCTGCCCTCATGAAGATGAGGGCACAAGATGTTTTTGGGAACTGGATCTTTATCATTGCAGAATTTGCTCTGAAACACAGGGTAACtgctggtgtgtgtgtttgcCTGTGAAGACCATTGTCATACAGAAAAAGCtgaatgcagaaagaaaacaactaGTCCTAGTGGGATAA